In Acidobacteriota bacterium, the genomic window TCTCCGGCCACTCGGCCCACCGCACCTCGCCCCACCTCGCCGCCGTGAGCACCAGGAACTCGAAGGCCAGCATGGACACGGGCGCCGAGTTCGAGGTCCACACCTTCCGGAGGGCCGCCCCCACCTCGCAATGCGGCAAGGCCGGCCTGTGCCGCACCACGGCGTCCTGTGCTCCGAGGTCCGGCACGACCCGGTCGCAGGGGTTGTCGGTCCGGAATTCCATCGCCACGGCCCACTCCAGGACCGTGCGCATGCGCTGGCGCACAAGCCGGGCCGCGTGCGGCTTCACGTGCCAGATGGGGGCGAGCATCTCCAGGACATCGCCGCTCGTCACCTCCGAGACCGGCATCCGGCCGATGCGCCCAAAAGCGTAGCGCCGCAGGCTCGCCATCCAATCGTGGGCCTGCCTGGGATTGCGCCAGCCGGACCGCTTCTGCTCCACCACCCGCTCGGCGGCTTCGGCGAAGGTCGGCATGTTGCGCGTGCGTCGTCTCTCGGTCAGGGGATCCCCACCCTCGCGGGCCAGCTTGCGGTTGGAAACGGCCGCTCCCGGTGGTTGGAAACGGCCGCTCCAAGTCGCCGTTCCTCTTTCTCTGCTATCTTTGCGCTCGTGGCGAAACGCATCCATCCTGTCCGGCTGGAGGTCTACCGGCATCTCCTGACCTCGGTCCCCGAGGAGATGGGGACGGCGCTCCACCGGACCGCCTATTCTTCCAACGTCCGGGAGCGCCGCGACTATTCCTGCGCGCTCTTCGACTCGAAGGCGCAACTGGTGGCCATGGGGGACCACATGCCGGTCCATCTCGGCTCCATGCCCATGTCGGTCCAGGCGGCGCTCGACCATGAACCCCTGCAGCCGGGCGACGTGGTGATCCTCAACGACCCCTTCGCCGGGGGGACCCATCTTCCCGATCTCACCATGGTGGCGCCGGTGTTCGAACCCTCGGACGGGTTCGTCCACCCCGTCTTCTACGTGGCCGTTCGCGCCCATCACGCGGACGTGGGGGGAATGTCCCCCGGCTCCATGCCCCTGAGCCGGGACGTCTTCCAGGAGGGAATCCGGGTGCCGCCGTCCAAGCTCTACCGGCGGGGCCGATTGAACGTCGACCTGCTCCGCCTGCTCCTCAGCAACGTCCGCACGCCCTTGGAGCGGGAAGGGGATCTGGCCGCCCAGGTGGGGTCGCTGAGAGTCGGCGACAAGCGATTGCGGGTGCTGGTCGAAAAGAACGGCAGGCCTGAGGTGGAAAAGTACTGCCGGGCCCTCCAGGACTATTCGGCGAAGATCATGCGGCAAACCATTCGCCGGATTCCGGACGGACGCTACTCGGCCGAGGACCTGCTGGATGAGGCGGGCCCCGGGGAGGGACCGGAGCCGGTCCCGATTCGCGTCAGCGTCCGGGTCGCCGGACATTCCATGAAGATCGATTTTGCCGGATCGGCCCCCCAGATGCCCGGCTGCCTCAACGCCGTCGGAGCCGTCACCCGGTCCGCCGTCTACTACGTCCTCCGCTGCCTGGCTCCCGACTATGCTCCGGCCAGCGCCGGGCTGATGCGCTCGGTGCGCGTCTTGACGCCGAAGGGAAGCGTGGTGGACGCCCGGTTTCCGGCGGCGACGGCCGGCGGCAACGTCGAGACCTCCCAGCGAATCGTGGACGTCCTGCTCCGGGCCCTGGCCCAGGCCCTTCCCGAGCGGATCCCGGCCGCCAGCAGCGGCACCATGAACAACATCACCATCGGCGGCCTCCACCCCGGCACGGGCAAGCCCTTCTCCTACTACGAGACCATCGGGGGCGGCATGGGGGCCGGCCCGGCCGGCCACGGAACCAGCGGCGTGCACACCCACATGACCAACTCTCTGAACACGCCCATCGAAGCCTTGGAGTACGACTTTCCGCTTCGGGTTCGGGAGTACCGGTTGAGGTACGGGTCCGGCGCCAAGGGCAGGTATCGAGGGGGGGACGGAATCGTCCGGACCCTGGAGGCCTTGACCGACTGCACCACCACGATCCTTTCGGAGAGGCGGGTCAACCCTCCCTATGGTCTCAACGGGGGTGAGACGGGGAAAAAGGGCCGGAACTACCTGGTGGTCCGGGGCCGCCGCAAAAACCTCGCCGGCAAGGTGTCTCTCCAACTCTCGCCCGGACAAGCCGTCCGGATCGAGACTCCCGGAGGGGGAGGATGGGGGAGCAAGGAAGGAAGGAAACCGAAGACGGGAGAGGGGAAAGAGTGAAGCCGGAGCGGGTGATCGTTCGAGAAGTCAACCTTCCTCTCGTCCATTTCTTCGAGACCAGTTTCGGACGGATCCATGGCCGCCGGGTCCTGTTGGTGGAGGTCCGGGCGGACGGACTCTCCGGCTGGGGCGAGTGTGTCGCCGACGATGCGCCCGGATTCAGCTATGAGACGGTGGACACTGCCTGGCCGGTTCTGAGCCGTTTCCTGGTCCCGAGCATGCTGGGCGTCCGCTTCAGCCGGGCGGACGAGTTTCCGGGCCGGGTCCGTTCGGTCCGGGGGCATCCCATGGCGAAGGCCGGTCTGGAGGCCGCTCTCTGGGACCTCCAGGCCAAGGCGGCGGGCGTGCCCCTGTGGAAGCTCCTGGGGGGACGCCATCGCCGGATCCCGTGCGGAGTCTCCATCGGCATCCAGGATCACCCCGACATTCTCCTGCGCAAGATCGAGCAGGAACTGGAGGCCGGGTACCAGCGGATCAAGATCAAGATCAAGCCGGGTTGGGACCTCGATATCGTGGCTGCCGTACGCAAGCGCTTTCCCCGGATCTCGCTCATGGTGGACGCCAACTCCGCCTACAACCGGGCGGACTTCGACCACCTG contains:
- a CDS encoding hydantoinase B/oxoprolinase family protein; translation: MAKRIHPVRLEVYRHLLTSVPEEMGTALHRTAYSSNVRERRDYSCALFDSKAQLVAMGDHMPVHLGSMPMSVQAALDHEPLQPGDVVILNDPFAGGTHLPDLTMVAPVFEPSDGFVHPVFYVAVRAHHADVGGMSPGSMPLSRDVFQEGIRVPPSKLYRRGRLNVDLLRLLLSNVRTPLEREGDLAAQVGSLRVGDKRLRVLVEKNGRPEVEKYCRALQDYSAKIMRQTIRRIPDGRYSAEDLLDEAGPGEGPEPVPIRVSVRVAGHSMKIDFAGSAPQMPGCLNAVGAVTRSAVYYVLRCLAPDYAPASAGLMRSVRVLTPKGSVVDARFPAATAGGNVETSQRIVDVLLRALAQALPERIPAASSGTMNNITIGGLHPGTGKPFSYYETIGGGMGAGPAGHGTSGVHTHMTNSLNTPIEALEYDFPLRVREYRLRYGSGAKGRYRGGDGIVRTLEALTDCTTTILSERRVNPPYGLNGGETGKKGRNYLVVRGRRKNLAGKVSLQLSPGQAVRIETPGGGGWGSKEGRKPKTGEGKE
- the menC gene encoding o-succinylbenzoate synthase, translated to MKPERVIVREVNLPLVHFFETSFGRIHGRRVLLVEVRADGLSGWGECVADDAPGFSYETVDTAWPVLSRFLVPSMLGVRFSRADEFPGRVRSVRGHPMAKAGLEAALWDLQAKAAGVPLWKLLGGRHRRIPCGVSIGIQDHPDILLRKIEQELEAGYQRIKIKIKPGWDLDIVAAVRKRFPRISLMVDANSAYNRADFDHLAGLDRFDLLMMEQPLEYDDVFRHVELQARLRTPICLDESIRHRRDADHAITVGACRIVNIKMGRVGGHTEAKAVHDVCRARNVPVWCGGMLETGIGRAHNVALSTLENFTLPGDVSASRRYFHRDTARPPIEVDSDGTITPTLDPGIGYQPDLEWIDRITVRSETFRSA